From Kwoniella dendrophila CBS 6074 chromosome 11, complete sequence, a single genomic window includes:
- a CDS encoding iron-sulfur clusters transporter ATM1, mitochondrial, producing MSFGSCSRYALPRTTLPWCSSIAGPSRNIITLHHPRRAEISSRTILPQGTSCRSRITQIPHHRGTSTPCVSSLTRRASPLASFSTSSHRRVPPPSSPSSSPRSPTTTANTTNVSNPPKTAINPDATPKDISSSAQDKTDWKIIIKLAENIWPKNNPKVKIRVLGALTLLVAGKILNVQVPFFFKTIVDSLNVPITESSTVWVLAGASIAGYGAARILTTAFGELRNAVFASVSQSAIRKVARETFEHLLNMDMKFHLERQTGGLTRAIDRGTKGISFILSSIVFHVIPTALEISMVCGILSWKFGWDFAAVTVITMGLYTWFTIQTTAWRTKFRKQANSADNKGATVAVDSLINYEAVKAFNNERFEVAQYDATLKTYEKASVKIATSLALLNSGQNFIFSSALTMMMLLAAQGVVKGTMTVGDLVMVNQLVFQLSLPLNFLGTVYRELRQSLIDMEVMFNLQSLDSGIKDKPNTKPLALKGGEIRFENVNFGYHPERPIFKDLSFTIPAGQKVAIVGPSGCGKSTVFRLLFRFYDSQQGKILIDNQDIKDVSLESLRKSIGVVPQDTPLFHNDILHNIRYGNLEATDEQVIEAAKKAHVEQTIERLPEKYKTKVGERGLMISGGEKQRLAVARLLLKDPPILFFDEATSALDVYTETELMRNINSTLLGGGKTSVFIAHRLRTISDADLIIVLQDGQVAEQGSHEQLMTIEGGVYQRLWLAQLTESIQSKPEEEKDESREELEVVGEKKK from the exons ATGAGCTTCGGCTCCTGTAGTCGATATGCTCTGCCTAGGACAACATTACCGTGGTGTTCATCCATAGCTGGGCCTTCGAGGAATATAATCACATTACATCATCCAAGACGAGCTGAGATTTCATCAAGGACCATATTACCACAGGGGACATCCTGTAGAAGCAGAATAACGCAGATACCTCATCATAGAGGGACATCAACACCGTGCGTATCCTCTTTAACAAGAAGAGCATCACCTCTCGCGTCTTTCTCTACTTCCTCCCATCGACGAGtacctccaccttcatctccctcatcttcacctagaaGCCCTACTACAACTGCAAACACGACAAATGTGTCTAACCCGCCTAAAACGGCGATAAACCCAGATGCGACACCCAAAGATATATCAAGCTCCGCTCAAGATAAGACAGATTGgaaaataataatcaaattaGCTGAGAATATATGGCCTAAAAATAATCCTAAAGTCAAAATACGGGTTTTAGGTGCATTAACATTGTTAGTGGCAGGTAAAATCTTGAATGTACAAGTACCGTTTTTCTTTAAAACTATAGTGGATAGTCTAAACGTACCTATAACTGAAAGTAGTACAGTCTGGGTATTAGCGGGTGCATCAATTGCTGGAT ATGGAGCAGCTAGAATCTTGACAACCGCTTTTGGTGAATTAAGAAATGCCGTTTTCGCTTCTGTATCACAAAGTGCTATTAGGAAAGTCGCTAGAGAAACCTTTGAACATTTGTTGAATATGGACATGAAATTCCACTTAGAGAGACAAACCGGTGGATTGACTAGAGCTATCGATAGGGGTACGAA AGGTATATCATTCATACTCTCTTCAATCGTATTTCACGTCATACCAACAGCTTTAGAGATATCAATGGTTTGTGGTATATTATCGTGGAAATTTGGATGGGATTTTGCAGCCGTTACAGTAATAACAATGGGATTATATACTTGGTTTACAATTCAAACGACAGCATGGAGAACTAAATTTAGAAAACAAGcaaattcagctgataataaAGGTGCGACTGTTGCTGTAGATAGTTTAATCAATTATGAAGCtgttaaa GCTTTCAACAACGAAAGATTTGAAGTAGCTCAGTATGACGCCACCTTGAAAACTTACGAAAAAGCTTCAGTAAAAATCGCAACTTCCTTAGCATTGTTGAATTCAGGtcaaaatttcattttctcaAGTGCTTTAACTATGATGATGTTACTTGCTGCTCAGGGAGTAGTAAAAG GCACAATGACTGTTGGAGATCTGGTTATGGTGAATCAATTGGTGTTCCAGctttctttaccattaaaCTTCTTAGGAACTGTATATAGAGAATTGAGACAAAGTTTGATTGACATGGAAGTGATGTTCAACTTGCAAAGTTTAGATTCTGGAATTAAAGACAAACCCAACACAAAACCATTAGCAttaaaaggtggtgaaatACGATTTGAGAATGTGAATTTCGGATATCATCCTGAGAGACCAATatttaaagatttatcatttacTATACCAGCAGGACAAAAAGTAGCTATAGTTGGACCTTCAGGATGTGGTAAATCTACAGtatttagattattattTAGATTTTATGATTcacaacaaggtaaaattttaattgataatcaagatattaAAGATGTAAGTTTAGAATCATTGAGAAAATCAATTGGTGTTGTACCACAAGATACACCATTATTTCataatgatattttacaTAATATTAGATATGGTAATTTAGAAGCAACAGATGAACAAGTGATTGaagcagctaagaaagctCATGTTGAACAAACTATTGAaagattacctgaaaaataTAAAACTAAAGTtggtgaaagaggtttaaTGATTTCTGGTGGTGAAAAACAACGTTTAGCAGTAGCtagattattattgaaagatCCTCCAATTTTattttttgatgaagctacaAGTGCTTTAGATGTTTACACTGAAACTGAATTAATGAGAAATATAAATTCtactttattaggtggtggtaaaacCAGTGTCTTCATTGCTCATAG ATTGCGAACAATATCGGATGCGGATCTCATCATAGTATTACAAGATGGACAAGTGGCGGAACAAGGATCACACGAACAACTCATGACTATAGAAGGCGGTGTATATCAACGATTGTGGTTGGCTCAATTAACTGAGAGTATACAGAgtaaacctgaagaagaaaaagatgaatctaGAGAAGAGTTAGAGGTAGTTGGcgaaaagaaaaagtaa